In the Ipomoea triloba cultivar NCNSP0323 chromosome 6, ASM357664v1 genome, one interval contains:
- the LOC116023245 gene encoding protein SLOW WALKER 1, which translates to MAAAMVEDRAFPVKPKLKPNTRKSTSTPESKYWKSFKTPKELPPQTPASGITSIAFSPTSPYDFAATHSASVSIFSAQTFKRRTISSAFSDTATAAAFRSDGRLLAAGDLSGAVHVFDLKSRVPLRRLRGHSRPVRVVRYPRADKLHLFSGGDDAVVKYWDVTTETRIYDLLGHKDYVRCGDCSPVSDDMFISGSYDHTVQVWDVRVMNSGSVMKINHGKPVEDVIYLPSGGLIATAGGNSVKIWDVIGGGGLLHEMESHNKTVTSLCVGRIGKETGEEANQYRILSVSLDGYMKVFDYSKFKITHSMRFPNPLLSVAFSPDCSTRVIGTSNGLLYIGKRKAKDSAGEELGSSMGFGAVEAPHRRALRPSYFRYFQRGQNEKPLEGDYLIMRPKKVKLAEYDKMFMKFMHKEALLAALNAKNPDSVVAVMEELVARKKLLKCVSNLDNEELGLLLKFLQRYLTMPRYAGFLMALAKKVIDLRGEDIKASDALKGHIRNLKRDVEEEIRIQQTLQEIQGIVSPLLKIAARR; encoded by the coding sequence ATGGCGGCCGCCATGGTGGAGGACAGAGCTTTCCCTGTGAAGCCTAAGCTCAAACCTAATACTCGCAAGTCTACGTCAACTCCAGAATCCAAATACTGGAAATCATTCAAAACCCCAAAGGAACTCCCGCCGCAAACCCCAGCTTCCGGTATAACCTCCATCGCATTCTCCCCGACCTCGCCGTATGACTTCGCGGCCACACACTCTGCTTCGGTCTCCATCTTCTCCGCGCAGACTTTCAAACGTAGGACAATCTCCTCCGCCTTCTCTGAcaccgccaccgccgccgcttTCCGCTCTGACGGTCGCCTCCTTGCTGCCGGTGATCTTTCCGGTGCGGTCCACGTCTTTGACCTAAAATCCCGGGTCCCATTGCGTCGCCTCCGCGGCCACTCGCGCCCGGTGCGCGTCGTCCGCTATCCCCGGGCGGACAAGCTCCACCTATTCTCCGGTGGCGATGATGCGGTTGTTAAGTATTGGGATGTCACTACTGAGACTCGAATTTATGATCTGTTGGGCCATAAGGACTATGTCAGGTGCGGCGACTGCTCTCCAGTAAGCGATGACATGTTTATTTCCGGTTCATATGATCATACTGTTCAGGTTTGGGATGTTAGGGTAATGAACTCAGGCTCAGTGATGAAAATTAACCATGGAAAGCCGGTTGAGGATGTAATTTACTTGCCATCCGGGGGGTTAATTGCAACTGCGGGTGGGAATTCTGTGAAAATTTGGGATGTTATTGGGGGTGGGGGGTTGTTGCATGAGATGGAGAGTCACAACAAGACTGTAACTTCTCTTTGCGTTGGGAGAATTGGGAAAGAAACCGGAGAAGAGGCTAATCAGTATCGCATTTTGAGTGTTTCTTTGGATGGCTACATGAAAGTTTTTGATTATTCCAAGTTCAAGATTACCCATTCCATGAGGTTCCCAAATCCACTTTTGTCAGTTGCCTTCTCACCGGATTGCTCTACTAGGGTGATTGGAACTTCAAATGGACTTCTCTATATTGGGAAGAGAAAGGCTAAGGACAGTGCTGGTGAAGAGTTGGGGAGTTCTATGGGTTTTGGTGCTGTAGAGGCACCTCATAGGCGGGCATTGAGGCCGTCCTATTTTAGGTACTTCCAGAGGGGGCAAAACGAGAAGCCCTTGGAAGGGGATTACTTGATTATGAGGCCGAAGAAGGTAAAGTTGGCAGAGTACGATAAGATGTTCATGAAATTTATGCATAAGGAGGCCTTGTTAGCTGCTTTAAATGCAAAAAACCCAGATTCTGTGGTAGCTGTTATGGAGGAGTTGGTAGCCAggaagaaattgttgaaatgtgtGTCAAATTTGGACAATGAGGAGCTTGGTTTGCTTTTGAAGTTTCTTCAGCGGTACTTGACAATGCCTAGATATGCAGGGTTTTTGATGGCATTGGCCAAGAAAGTTATTGATTTAAGGGGTGAGGATATTAAAGCCTCCGATGCGTTGAAGGGCCACATTAGGAACCTAAAGCGAGATGTCGAGGAAGAAATTAGAATACAACAGACTTTGCAAGAGATACAGGGTATAGTTTCCCCCTTGTTAAAGATTGCTGCAAGAAGATGA